The following proteins are encoded in a genomic region of Danio rerio strain Tuebingen ecotype United States chromosome 16, GRCz12tu, whole genome shotgun sequence:
- the slc39a3 gene encoding zinc transporter ZIP3 isoform X1, which produces MTIMMMMDSSAALHLNLLTLTVMFCFSLLCGFSPGFFMRQAARYTSDPGSRLRALSLASCLSSGVFLGFSLLDLLPKYLTDMRDTFSRLDITLRFPLSEFLLAMGVLLVLLVEQMLLAFREQVCVSSVEKQTLIERTRLYVEDSRTHEALRVCLLLLCVCVRSLLEGVCAVPPPLWSCGAALLREGLLAFGLALQLAPAGLRRAVATGGLVLFCSARPVAMGTAMLRGTPGDQAYTADVVRCAVEGLTCGIFICISISGLLFPESSSPKQRMHKVAFLLTGFALVTAVLISQV; this is translated from the exons ATGacgataatgatgatgatggactCGTCAGCTGCTCTTCATCTCAATCTCTTGACTCTGACTGTGATGTTCTGTTTCAGTCTGTTGTGTGGCTTCAGTCCTGGGTTTTTCATGAGACAAGCGGCTCGTTACACCTCTGATCCAG gGTCTCGGCTCAGAGCATTGAGTCTGGCATCATGTTTGTCCAGTGGTGTGTTTCTGGGCTTCAGTCTGCTGGATCTGCTGCCCAAATATCTGACGGACATGAGAGACACGTTCAGCCGTCTGGACATCACC ctGCGGTTTCCCCTGTCGGAGTTCCTGCTGGCGATGGGAGTTCTGCTGGTGCTGCTGGTGGAGCAGATGCTGTTGGCCTTCagagagcaggtgtgtgtgtcgtCCGTGGAGAAGCAGACGCTGATTGAGCGCACGCGCTTATATGTGGAGGACAGCCGCACTCACGAGGCTCTGCGTGTGTGTctgctgctgctgtgtgtgtgtgtgcgctctctgCTGGAGGGTGTGTGCGCTGTGCCTCCTCCGCTGTGGTCTTGTGGTGCTGCGCTGCTCCGCGAGGGTCTGCTGGCGTTCGGGCTGGCGTTGCAGCTGGCTCCGGCGGGTCTGCGGCGTGCGGTGGCAACCGGTGGTCTGGTGCTCTTCTGCTCCGCCCGACCTGTCGCCATGGGGACGGCGATGCTCAGAGGCACGCCCGGCGATCAGGCGTATACG GCTGATGTGGTGCGCTGTGCTGTGGAGGGTCTGACCTGCGGGATCTTCATCTGCATCTCCATCAGTGGACTGCTGTTTCCGGAGTCCAGCTCGCCCAAACAGCGCATGCATAAGGTGGCGTTCCTGTTGACCGGGTTCGCTCTGGTCACGGCGGTGCTGATCAGTCAAGTCTGA
- the slc39a3 gene encoding zinc transporter ZIP3 encodes MDSSAALHLNLLTLTVMFCFSLLCGFSPGFFMRQAARYTSDPGSRLRALSLASCLSSGVFLGFSLLDLLPKYLTDMRDTFSRLDITLRFPLSEFLLAMGVLLVLLVEQMLLAFREQVCVSSVEKQTLIERTRLYVEDSRTHEALRVCLLLLCVCVRSLLEGVCAVPPPLWSCGAALLREGLLAFGLALQLAPAGLRRAVATGGLVLFCSARPVAMGTAMLRGTPGDQAYTADVVRCAVEGLTCGIFICISISGLLFPESSSPKQRMHKVAFLLTGFALVTAVLISQV; translated from the exons atggactCGTCAGCTGCTCTTCATCTCAATCTCTTGACTCTGACTGTGATGTTCTGTTTCAGTCTGTTGTGTGGCTTCAGTCCTGGGTTTTTCATGAGACAAGCGGCTCGTTACACCTCTGATCCAG gGTCTCGGCTCAGAGCATTGAGTCTGGCATCATGTTTGTCCAGTGGTGTGTTTCTGGGCTTCAGTCTGCTGGATCTGCTGCCCAAATATCTGACGGACATGAGAGACACGTTCAGCCGTCTGGACATCACC ctGCGGTTTCCCCTGTCGGAGTTCCTGCTGGCGATGGGAGTTCTGCTGGTGCTGCTGGTGGAGCAGATGCTGTTGGCCTTCagagagcaggtgtgtgtgtcgtCCGTGGAGAAGCAGACGCTGATTGAGCGCACGCGCTTATATGTGGAGGACAGCCGCACTCACGAGGCTCTGCGTGTGTGTctgctgctgctgtgtgtgtgtgtgcgctctctgCTGGAGGGTGTGTGCGCTGTGCCTCCTCCGCTGTGGTCTTGTGGTGCTGCGCTGCTCCGCGAGGGTCTGCTGGCGTTCGGGCTGGCGTTGCAGCTGGCTCCGGCGGGTCTGCGGCGTGCGGTGGCAACCGGTGGTCTGGTGCTCTTCTGCTCCGCCCGACCTGTCGCCATGGGGACGGCGATGCTCAGAGGCACGCCCGGCGATCAGGCGTATACG GCTGATGTGGTGCGCTGTGCTGTGGAGGGTCTGACCTGCGGGATCTTCATCTGCATCTCCATCAGTGGACTGCTGTTTCCGGAGTCCAGCTCGCCCAAACAGCGCATGCATAAGGTGGCGTTCCTGTTGACCGGGTTCGCTCTGGTCACGGCGGTGCTGATCAGTCAAGTCTGA